CCATGTCCAGCATGCGGTCCGCTTCGTCCAGCACCAGCACTTCGAGCTGCGAGAAGTCGATCTTGCCCGACTCCATGTGATCGATCAGGCGGCCCGGGGTGGCGACCAGGATTTCCGGATTCTTGGCCAGCAGCTGCATCTGTTTCGGGTACGGCATGCCGCCCAGGATCGACACGGCGCGGATGCGGCGCATGTTGACGGTGTACTGTTCGGTGGCCTGGGTCACCTGCAGGGCCAGCTCGCGGGTCGGGGTCAGCACCAGCATTTTCGGCTGGGCTGCCTTGAAACGGACGCGCTCGCCGCGTGCCTTGGCGGCCTGCGCTTCCTGCGCAGGGGTACGGGCGGCCGGTGCCGGTTCCGTGTTGGCGAAGCGGTTCAGGGCCGGCAGCATGAATGCCGCGGTCTTGCCCGAACCGGTTTGCGACGAGACCAGCAGATCGCGGCCTGCGATGCCTGCCGGGATCGCCTGCTCTTGCACCGGGGTCGGCTTTTCGTAGCCGGCTTGTGCAACTGCTTGGACGATGGACGCGTGTAAGCCTAATGCTTCAAAACTCATTGTGTAATTTACTCTCGGTTTGGATCAGTGAGCGTCCACGCATTCAAAGGGCGGGACGCGGAATAGCAACGCGAGCCAACAATACGAAATGACTCAGAAACAAAAGAAATTTCGGCACAAAAGCTTTGCGCCGGGACGGTGCCATCTAGAGGAACCTGAAGCCTGCATGTTGCGGGTTTCGTCGGTTCACTCTCGGCACGCAGGGCGGGAGGGCTTATGAAAGGACATCCTCTTGGATGCCTGGGCTTGCGAAGCTGTTAAGGGTGCATCTGTCGCGGAGGGTTGTCTGCTCACGCGTTTTGCAACGCACAAACAACACTATACCGCAATTTTGGAAAGCGTGCACGGCGTATCGCAAAACGCGAATACCGCGCCGCGGCCTTTCGCGGCCGGGCGCGGTACTGCGCTGGAACACCGGAGTGAAACGATCTCAGCGGTGCTTGCGGCCGTTCTCACGGCTGGACTTGTGCGCGACGCGGCTCTTGATCTCGGCCATGGCATTGGCGGCGCTGGCCTTGAATCGTTGCATGCCGGTCAAGGGGCGACCCTTGCGCTTGCTGTCGCCGCGGTCGGCTTCGAGCGCGATCTGGGCGTTCTCGACGATGTTCTCGGTGATGTCGTTGTCGGCGCTGGCGCTGGTCTTGGGCACCAGGATGGTCGAGCCGGCCTTCAGGCGCATCTGCGGCGGAATGTTGTTGGCCTGGCGGATGACTTCCGGCGTCGTGTTGAATTTCGAGGCCAGCGAGGCGATCGATTCCTTGGCGCCAGTGATCTTGTGCGTGGTCCAGGTCGACAGCGCGTGACCCCATTGCGCCAGGTTCAGGTGGAACTTCTCGGCGTTTTCCTTCGGCAGCAGGATCTGCGAATCGCCGGCGATGACCGGTTTCTTGAACTGCGGATTCAGGGCCTTGAATTCGTCGACCGACATCTCGGCCAGCTGGGCGGCCACGGCCAGGTCGATGTCCGAGGTCTTGTCGACCGTGGTGAAGTAGGGCTGGTTGTCGATGTTCGGCAGCGAGATGCCGTACTGCGCCGGGTTGGCGATGATGTTCTTGACCGCCTGCAGCTTGGGCACGTAGTTGCGCGTCTCGGCCGGCATCGAATCGGCCAGGCTTTCGAAATCGGTGGGCTTGCCGAGCGAGCGGTTTTTCTGGATCGCTTTCTGGACGTTGCCTTCGCCCCAGTTGTACGCCGCCAGGGCCAGCTGCCAGTCGCCGAACATCGTGTACAGGCGCTGCAGGTAGCTGAGGGCGGCATCGGTCGAGGCCAGCACGCCGCGGCGCTCGTCCTTGAACATGTTCTGCTGCAGGTTGAAGTCGCGGCCGGTGCCCGGCACGAATTGCCAGATGCCGGCGGCATCCTTGTTCGACAGCGCCTGCGGGTTGAAGCCCGACTCGATCACCGGCAGCAGGGCCAGTTCGGTCGGCATGCCGCGCTTTTCCAGTTCCTGCACCACGTGGTACAGGTAGAGCGAGGCGCGCGTCGAGGTGCGCACCAGGGCGTCGGGGCGGGCGGTGAACAGCTGGACGTCTTTCTCGACCAGGCTGTTGTTGATGTCGGGGATGGCGTAACCGCTGCGGATGCGGGCCCACAGGTCCGGATCCTTGTAATCGTCGGCCTT
This genomic stretch from Massilia sp. 9096 harbors:
- a CDS encoding transglycosylase SLT domain-containing protein encodes the protein MYETTRSTYALAAALLLPTLAAPAIGHAADSAPSPIAQTNAAPAVMAKAIPTLPPAKADDYKDPDLWARIRSGYAIPDINNSLVEKDVQLFTARPDALVRTSTRASLYLYHVVQELEKRGMPTELALLPVIESGFNPQALSNKDAAGIWQFVPGTGRDFNLQQNMFKDERRGVLASTDAALSYLQRLYTMFGDWQLALAAYNWGEGNVQKAIQKNRSLGKPTDFESLADSMPAETRNYVPKLQAVKNIIANPAQYGISLPNIDNQPYFTTVDKTSDIDLAVAAQLAEMSVDEFKALNPQFKKPVIAGDSQILLPKENAEKFHLNLAQWGHALSTWTTHKITGAKESIASLASKFNTTPEVIRQANNIPPQMRLKAGSTILVPKTSASADNDITENIVENAQIALEADRGDSKRKGRPLTGMQRFKASAANAMAEIKSRVAHKSSRENGRKHR